One segment of Ziziphus jujuba cultivar Dongzao chromosome 12, ASM3175591v1 DNA contains the following:
- the LOC125420246 gene encoding receptor-like protein EIX2 yields MRGTGRSLSLCAGLVLSIATVAIICEGGKITVQARCIDSERQALLDFKQGLEDYHNTLSSWTSSEEEDCCQWRGIKCDNKTNHVVVLLLGARRDHRPDNIGHDYSKYFHDFDYYVIEVPESKFGGEIGSSLVKLKSLRHLDLSYNDFSRIPEFIGSLTRLRYLNLGFNPISGTIPSQLGNLTRLRFLALDRADELIADNLEWLPRLSSLTTLKLGTLTLSKPADWLQSIKMAPSLSSLELFECYFPYKVATSSLSHINSSNSLRALVIKHSKFHPTAIPWLLNVSYNLVNLTIKHSEIIGPLPNSFDSMRSLENIDLKSNKLEGGIPKSLGNLCNVKSLDLSFNLLNDTLHLIETLTGCTAKSLEILYLQGNELVGSLPDLSQFSSLKELRLADNKLNGSLAESIGQLSNLEILEVSSNYITGVISKAHLQKLSKLKGLDLSFNSLTLNFESKWVPPFQLFSLKLSSCKLGAPFPGWLQTQVKLINIDISKSGISDNIPDWFYNLTPKLINLNLSFNSFKGILPNFPLRYDIYPVIDLSSNQFYGSVPVSLANASALIISNNSITTFKLFLCTEVSDRPTTFLDLSNNMLSESLPDCWMHLGKLRVLNLENNKLSGNIPSSLGSLDQISTLRLSNNSISGILPSSLKNCSLLRLLDVGQNNLYGEIPTWIGDYLTDLIVLHLKSNRFYGSLPLSLCHLSDIQILDLSLNDLSGVIPRCFHNFTPMIHGVHDSDSSAFVDGIDASYIIDQSRGYGRIFVNYEYITWKGKNYKYDKNLRLLRIIDLSSNKLSGEIPTNLTNLVELVQLNLSRNNLSGTIPESIGKMKLLESLDLSHNQLSGKIPMGLADISFLTFLDLSNNQLWGRIPTGTQLQSFAASDYSENRGLCGPPLNVRCCGDGELQETSTSCETGAGRNVEEDDEEWVDMSWFYMGIGVGFGIGFLGTCGLAWYFNTSWRRVYFNQLLNGRRWRTSKYGARLRRPL; encoded by the coding sequence ATGAGAGGCACTGGTAGATCGCTTTCATTGTGCGCTGGACTTGTATTATCTATTGCAACAGTCGCTATAATCTGCGAGGGTGGCAAAATTACAGTTCAAGCACGGTGCATAGACAGCGAAAGACAAGCTCTTCTCGACTTCAAACAGGGCCTTGAAGATTATCATAACACTTTATCCTCTTGGACGAGTAGCGAAGAAGAAGATTGCTGCCAGTGGAGAGGTATCAAATGCGACAACAAAACGAATCATGTAGTGGTACTTCTTCTTGGTGCTCGTCGTGATCATAGACCAGACAACATTGGTCATGACTACTCCAAATACTTTCATGACTTTGATTATTATGTCATAGAGGTACCTGAGAGCAAATTCGGCGGTGAGATTGGCTCTTCCTTGGTTAAATTGAAATCCTTGAGGCACTTGGACCTTAGTTACAATGATTTTTCAAGGATTCCAGAGTTCATTGGTTCTTTAACTCGGCTTAGATACCTTAACCTTGGATTTAATCCAATAAGTGGAACTATCCCTTCCCAACTTGGTAATCTCACTAGGCTGCGTTTTCTTGCTCTTGATCGTGCCGATGAGTTGATTGCTGATAATCTGGAATGGCTTCCCCGTCTTTCATCGCTGACAACCCTTAAATTGGGTACTCTCACTCTATCCAAGCCCGCCGATTGGCTTCAATCAATCAAAATGGCCCCTTCATTGTCAAGCTTGGAATTGTTTGAGTGCTATTTTCCTTATAAGGTAGCTACTTCATCTCTTTCTCATATAAATTCTTCCAATTCTCTTAGAGCTCTTGTCATAAAACACAGTAAATTCCATCCTACAGCAATTCCTTGGTTGCTCAATGTCAGCTATAATTTAGTCAATCTTACTATAAAGCATAGCGAAATAATAGGTCCACTCCCAAATTCTTTTGACAGTATGAGGTCCCTTGAAAACATTGATTTGAAATCAAATAAACTTGAAGGTGGAATACCAAAATCCTTGGGGAATCTTTGCAATGTAAAGTCTCTGGATCTTTCTTTCAACCTTTTGAATGACACGCTACATCTTATAGAGACTTTGACTGGTTGCACTGCCAAGTCCTTGGAGATTTTGTATTTGCAGGGCAACGAACTTGTAGGTTCATTGCCTGATCTTTCCCAATTTTCATCCTTGAAAGAGTTACGCTTAGCTGATAATAAACTAAATGGTAGCTTAGCGGAAAGTATTGGCCAGCTCTCTAATCTTGAGATCCTAGAAGTTTCTTCAAATTATATTACTGGAGTAATCTCCAAAGCCCACCTacaaaaattatccaaattgaAGGGGTTAGATTTATCATTCAACTCCTTGACATTGAATTTTGAGTCCAAGTGGGTTCCACCCTTTCAACTCTTTTCCTTAAAGTTGAGTTCTTGTAAGTTGGGTGCACCATTTCCTGGTTGGCTTCAGACCCAGGTGAAATTGATTAACATTGATATCTCTAAATCCGGTATTTCAGACAATATCCCTGACTGGTTCTACAATTTGACACCCAAATTAATCAACTTGAATCTGTCTTTCAATTCTTTCAAAGGTATCTTACCAAATTTTCCCTTGAGATATGATATCTACCCAGTCATTGATTTGAGCTCCAACCAGTTTTATGGTTCCGTTCCCGTTTCTCTTGCTAATGCATCTGCACTGATTATCTCCAATAATTCAATTACGACCTTCAAGCTATTCTTATGTACAGAAGTATCTGATAGGCCAACAACTTTTCTTGACCTTTCTAACAATATGTTATCTGAAAGCCTTCCTGATTGTTGGATGCATTTGGGTAAATTGAGAGTTCTTAATTTGGAAAACAATAAATTGTCTGGAAATATTCCTTCCTCATTGGGTTCGCTGGATCAAATTTCAACACTGCGTTTGAGCAACAACAGCATCTCAGGAATTTTGCCTTCCTCGTTGAAGAATTGCAGTTTGCTACGACTTTTAGATGTTGGACAAAACAATTTGTATGGAGAAATACCAACATGGATTGGAGATTATCTAACTGATTTGATTGTCCTACATTTAAAGTCAAATAGATTCTATGGGAGCTTACCTTTAAGTTTATGTCACCTTAGTGATATTCAAATACTGGATCTTTCCCTAAATGATTTATCTGGAGTCATTCCCAGGTGCTTCCATAACTTTACCCCAATGATTCATGGAGTACATGATTCTGATAGCAGTGCTTTTGTCGATGGCATTGATGCCTCATATATCATTGATCAATCGAGAGGTTATGGACGAATCTTTGTAAATTATGAATACATAACATGGAAAGGGAAAAACTACAAGTACGACAAGAATCTCAGACTACTCAGAATTATTGATCTTTCAAGTAATAAACTGAGCGGAGAGATTCCCACAAATCTGACAAATCTTGTAGAGTTGGTCCAGTTAAACCTCTCAAGGAACAACTTGAGTGGAACCATCCCTGAGAGCATAGGGAAGATGAAGCTACTGGAATCTCTAGATCTATCTCACAACCAGCTTTCTGGTAAAATTCCAATGGGATTAGCTGATATATCTTTTTTGACATTCTTGGACTTATCGAATAACCAATTGTGGGGGAGAATCCCTACAGGAACTCAATTGCAAAGCTTTGCAGCTTCCGACTATTCAGAGAACAGAGGACTTTGTGGACCTCCTCTGAATGTTAGATGTTGTGGAGATGGAGAATTGCAAGAAACTTCTACTTCATGCGAAACCGGTGCTGGAAGAAAcgttgaagaagatgatgaagagtGGGTTGATATGTCATGGTTTTACATGggaattggagttggatttggTATTGGGTTTCTGGGAACCTGTGGGTTGGCTTGGTATTTCAACACTTCCTGGAGACGTGTTTATTTTAACCAGCTTTTGAATGGTCGTCGTTGGAGGACTAGCAAGTATGGAGCTAGATTAAGAAGGCCACTTTGA
- the LOC132800151 gene encoding receptor-like protein EIX2, producing MVHKVEGYDASVSLYHFDGLRGYAKVYVNHEYITWKGKNYKYDKNLGLLRVIDLSTNKLSGEIPTNLTILVELGQLNLSRNNLSGTIPESIGKMKLLESLDLSHNQLSSKIPKGLLWGRIPTGTQLQSFEDSQYLENKGLFEPPLNFACCGDGKFQETSTSCETVAGRNIEEDDEEWVDMSWFYMGIGVGFGIGFLGAFGLAWYFNTSRRRVYFNQLLNRHRRRTSNYGARLRRPL from the exons ATGGTTCACAAAGTAGAAGGTTATGATGCTTCCGTTTCCCTTTATCATTTTGATGGATTAAGAGGTTATGCAAAAGTGTATGTAAATCATGAATACATAACATGGAAAGGGAAAAACTACAAGTACGACAAGAATCTTGGACTACTCAGAGTCATTGATCTTTCAACTAATAAACTGAGCGGAGAGATTCCCACAAATCTAACGATTCTTGTAGAGCTTGGCCAGTTAAACCTCTCAAGGAACAATTTGAGTGGAACAATCCCTGAGAGCATAGGGAAGATGAAGCTGCTGGAATCTCTAGATTTATCTCACAACCAGCTTTCTAGCAAAATTCCAAAGGGATTA TTGTGGGGGAGAATCCCTACAGGCACTCAATTGCAAAGCTTTGAAGATTCCCAATATTTAGAGAACAAAGGACTTTTTGAACCTCCTCTGAATTTTGCATGTTGTGGAGATGGAAAATTCCAAGAAACTTCTACTTCTTGTGAAACTGTTGCTGGAAGAAAcattgaagaagatgatgaagaatgGGTTGATATGTCATGGTTTTATATGggaattggagttggatttggTATTGGGTTTCTGGGAGCTTTTGGGTTGGCTTGGTATTTCAACACTTCCAGGAGACGTGTCTATTTTAACCAGCTTTTGAATCGTCATCGGAGGAGGACTAGCAACTATGGAGCTAGATTGAGAAGGCCACTTTGA
- the LOC125420247 gene encoding receptor-like protein EIX1 gives MRGTGRSIAWCAGLVLSIATIAIFSEGGKSIVQARCIDSERQALLDFKQGLEDYHNTLSSWTSGEGEDCCLWRGVKCDNKTNHVVVLLLGDHVLAPGNFGHDYSRYFHDFDYFVVMAPNSRFGGEIGSSLVELKYLRHLDLSCNDFSRIPEFIGSLTRLRYLNLGFNPISGTIPSQLGNLTRLRFLALDRADELIADNLEWLPRLSSLTTLKLGTLTLSKPADWLQSIKMAPSLSSLELVGCYFPYKVATSSLSHINSSNSLRTLVIKYSKFHPTAIPWLLNVSYNLVNLTIKHSEIIGPLPNSFDSMRSLENIDLKSNKLEGGIPKSLGNLCNVKSLDLSFNLLNDTLHLIETLTGCTAKSLEILYLHGNELVGSLPDLSQFSSLKELRLADNKLNGSLAESIGQLSNLEILEVSSNYITGVISKAHLQKLSKLKGLDLSFNSLTLNFESRWVPPFQLFSLKLSSCKLGAPFPGWLQTQVKLFNIDISKSGISDNIPDWFYNLTPKLINLNLSFNSFKGILPNFPLRYDNYPVIDLSSNQFYGSVPVSLANASALIISNNSITSFKLFLCTELSDRPTTFLDLSNNMLSESLPDCWMHLGKLRVLNLENNKLSGNIPSSLGSLDQISTLRLSNNSISGILPSSLKNCSLLRLLDVGQNNLYGEIPTWIGDYLTDLIVLHLKSNRFYGSLPLSLCHLSDIQILDLSLNDLSGVIPRCFHNFTPMIHGVHDSDSAAFVDGIDASYIIDQSRGYGRIFVNYEYITWKGKNYKYDKNLRLLRIIDLSSNKLSGEIPTNLTNLVELVQLNLSRNNLSGTIPESIGKMKLLESLDLSHNQLSGKIPMGLADISFLAFLDLSNNQLWGRIPTGTQLQSFAASDYSENRGLCGPPLNVRCCGDGELQETSTSCETGAGRNVEEDDEEWVDMSWFYMGIGVGFGIGFLGTCGLAWYFNTSWRRVYFNQLLNRRRWRTSKYGARLRRPL, from the coding sequence ATGAGAGGTACTGGTAGATCGATTGCATGGTGTGCTGGACTTGTATTATCCATTGCAACCATTGCTATATTCAGCGAGGGTGGCAAAAGTATAGTTCAAGCACGGTGCATAGACAGTGAGAGACAAGCTCTTCTTGACTTCAAACAGGGCCTTGAAGATTATCATAACACCTTATCCTCTTGGACAAGCGGCGAAGGAGAAGACTGTTGCCTTTGGAGAGGTGTCAAATGTGACAACAAAACCAATCATGTTGTGGTACTTCTTCTTGGTGATCATGTTCTTGCACCAGGCAACTTTGGTCATGACTACTCCAGATACTTTCATGACTTTGATTATTTTGTCGTAATGGCGCCTAACAGTAGGTTCGGCGGTGAGATTGGCTCTTCCTTGGTTGAACTGAAATACTTGAGGCACTTGGACCTTAGTTGCAATGATTTTTCAAGGATTCCAGAGTTCATTGGTTCTTTAACTCGGCTTAGATACCTTAACCTTGGATTTAATCCAATAAGTGGAACTATCCCTTCCCAACTTGGTAATCTCACTAGGCTGCGTTTTCTTGCTCTTGATCGTGCCGATGAGTTGATTGCTGATAATCTGGAATGGCTTCCCCGTCTTTCATCGCTGACAACCCTTAAATTGGGTACTCTCACTCTATCCAAGCCCGCCGATTGGCTTCAATCAATCAAAATGGCCCCTTCATTGTCAAGCTTGGAATTGGTTGGGTGCTATTTTCCTTATAAGGTAGCTACTTCATCTCTTTCTCATATAAATTCTTCCAATTCTCTTAGAACTCTTGttataaaatacagtaaattcCATCCTACAGCAATTCCTTGGTTGCTCAATGTCAGCTATAATTTAGTCAATCTTACTATAAAGCATAGTGAAATAATAGGTCCACTCCCAAATTCTTTTGACAGTATGAGGTCCCTTGAAAACATTGATTTGAAATCAAATAAACTTGAAGGTGGAATACCAAAATCCTTGGGGAATCTTTGCAATGTAAAGTCTCTGGATCTTTCTTTCAACCTTTTGAATGACACGCTACATCTAATAGAGACTTTGACTGGTTGCACTGCCAAGTCCTTGGAGATTTTGTATTTGCATGGCAACGAACTTGTAGGTTCATTGCCTGATCTTTCCCAATTCTCATCCTTGAAAGAGTTACGCTTAGCTGATAATAAACTAAATGGTAGCTTAGCGGAAAGTATTGGCCAGCTCTCTAATCTTGAGATCCTAGAAGTTTCTTCAAATTATATTACTGGAGTTATCTCCAAAGCCCACCTacaaaaattatccaaattgaAGGGGTTAGATTTATCATTCAACTCCTTAACATTGAATTTTGAGTCCAGGTGGGTTCCACCCTTTCAACTCTTTTCCTTAAAGTTGAGTTCTTGTAAGTTGGGTGCACCATTTCCTGGTTGGCTTCAGACCCAGGTGAAATTGTTTAACATTGATATCTCTAAATCCGGTATTTCAGACAATATCCCTGACTGGTTCTACAATTTGACACCCAAATTAATCAACTTGAATCTGTCTTTCAATTCTTTCAAAGGTATCTTACCAAATTTTCCCTTGAGATATGATAACTACCCAGTCATTGATTTGAGCTCCAACCAGTTTTATGGTTCCGTTCCCGTTTCTCTTGCTAATGCATCTGCACTGATTATCTCCAATAATTCAATTACGAGCTTCAAGCTATTCTTATGTACAGAACTATCTGATCGGCCAACAACTTTTCTTGACCTTTCTAACAATATGTTATCTGAAAGCCTTCCTGATTGTTGGATGCATTTGGGTAAATTGAGAGTTCTTAATTTGGAAAACAATAAATTGTCTGGAAATATTCCTTCCTCATTGGGTTCGCTGGATCAAATTTCAACACTGCGTTTGAGCAACAACAGCATCTCAGGAATTTTGCCTTCCTCGTTGAAGAATTGCAGTTTGCTACGACTTTTAGATGTTGGACAAAACAATTTGTATGGAGAAATACCAACATGGATTGGAGATTATCTAACTGATTTGATTGTCCTACATTTAAAGTCAAATAGATTCTATGGGAGCTTACCTTTAAGTTTATGTCACCTTAGTGATATTCAAATACTGGATCTTTCCCTAAATGATTTATCTGGAGTCATTCCAAGGTGCTTCCATAACTTTACCCCAATGATTCATGGAGTACATGATTCTGATAGCGCTGCTTTTGTCGATGGCATTGATGCCTCATATATCATTGATCAATCGAGAGGTTATGGACGAATCTTTGTAAATTATGAATACATAACATGGAAAGGGAAAAACTACAAGTACGACAAGAATCTCAGACTACTCAGAATTATTGATCTTTCAAGTAATAAACTGAGCGGAGAGATTCCCACAAATCTGACAAATCTTGTAGAGTTGGTCCAGTTAAACCTCTCAAGGAACAACTTGAGTGGAACCATCCCTGAAAGCATAGGGAAGATGAAGCTACTGGAATCTCTAGATCTATCTCACAACCAGCTTTCTGGTAAAATTCCAATGGGATTAGCTGATATATCTTTTTTGGCATTCTTGGACTTATCGAATAACCAATTGTGGGGGAGAATCCCTACAGGAACTCAATTGCAAAGCTTTGCAGCTTCTGACTATTCAGAGAACAGAGGACTTTGTGGACCTCCTCTGAATGTTAGATGTTGTGGAGATGGAGAATTGCAAGAAACTTCTACTTCATGCGAAACCGGTGCTGGAAGAAAcgttgaagaagatgatgaagagtGGGTTGATATGTCATGGTTTTACATGggaattggagttggatttggTATTGGCTTTCTGGGAACCTGTGGGTTGGCTTGGTATTTCAACACTTCCTGGAGACGTGTTTATTTTAACCAGCTTTTGAATCGTCGTCGTTGGAGGACTAGCAAGTACGGAGCTAGATTAAGAAGGCCACTTTGA